From Phycodurus eques isolate BA_2022a chromosome 1, UOR_Pequ_1.1, whole genome shotgun sequence, one genomic window encodes:
- the eno1a gene encoding enolase 1a, (alpha): MSILKVYAREIFDSRGNPTVEVDLYTKKGLFRAAVPSGASTGIYEALELRDNDKTRYMGKGVSKAVENINKIIAPALVSKDVNVKEQEKIDKLMLDMDGTENKSKFGANAILGVSLAVCKAGAAEKGVPLYRHIADLAGNPEVILPVPAFNVINGGSHAGNKLAMQEFMILPVGASTFKEAMRIGAEVYHNLKNVIKEKYGKDATNVGDEGGFAPNILENKEALELLKNAIGKAGYTDKIVIGMDVAASEFYKGGKYDLDFKSPDDPGRYISSDKLADLYRSFVNDYPVVSIEDPFDQDDWEAWTKFTASTDIQVVGDDLTVTNPKRIAKGVAQKSCNCLLLKVNQIGSVTESLQACKLAQSNGWGVMVSHRSGETEDTFIADLVVGLCTGQIKTGAPCRSERLAKYNQLLRIEEELGDKARFAGQNFRHPI, encoded by the exons ATGTCCATCTTGAAGGTCTACGCTCGTGAAATTTTTGACTCCCGTGGCAACCCCACTGTGGAGGTCGATCTGTACACCAAGAAAG GTCTCTTCAGAGCTGCAGTGCCCAGCGGTGCTTCTACGGGCATCTATGAGGCTCTGGAGCTCCGTGACAATGACAAAACTCGTTACATGGGCaaag GTGTCTCAAAAGCTGTTGagaatatcaataaaataattgcaCCTGCACTGGTTAGCAAG GATGTGAATGTCAAGGAGCAGGAGAAGATTGATAAGCTGATGCTGGACATGGATGGAACAGAAAACAAGT CTAAATTTGGTGCTAATGCCATCCTGGGCGTGTCCCTGGCTGTGTGCAAGGCTGGTGCAGCAGAGAAAGGCGTGCCGCTCTACCGCCACATTGCTGACCTGGCTGGCAACCCTGAAGTCATCCTCCCGGTGCCT GCTTTCAACGTCATCAATGGTGGCTCCCACGCTGGCAACAAGCTGGCCATGCAGGAGTTCATGATCCTGCCCGTGGGCGCCAGCACCTTCAAGGAGGCCATGCGCATCGGCGCCGAAGTCTACCACAACCTGAAGAATGTCATCAAGGAGAAATACGGCAAGGATGCCACCAACGTAGGGGATGAGGGCGGCTTTGCGCCCAATATCCTGGAGAACAAGGAAG CTCTGGAGCTGCTGAAGAATGCCATTGGCAAGGCCGGCTACACTGACAAGATCGTCATCGGCATGGACGTGGCCGCCTCAGAGTTCTACAAGGGTGGCAAGTACGACCTGGATTTCAAGTCTCCCGATGACCCCGGCCGCTACATCTCCTCCGACAAGCTGGCTGACCTCTACAGGAGCTTTGTTAATGATTACCCCG TCGTGTCCATCGAGGACCCCTTCGACCAGGATGACTGGGAGGCGTGGACCAAATTCACGGCCAGCACCGACATCCAGGTGGTGGGCGACGACCTCACCGTCACCAACCCCAAGCGCATCGCCAAGGGCGTGGCCCAAAAGTCCTGCAACTGCCTGCTGCTCAAAGTCAACCAGATCGGCTCAGTCACCGAGTCTCTGCAGGC ctgcAAGTTGGCTCAGAGCAATGGCTGGGGTGTGATGGTCAGCCATCGCTCCGGCGAGACCGAGGATACGTTCATCGCCGACCTTGTGGTTGGTCTCTGCACTGGACAG ATCAAGACAGGCGCACCTTGCCGATCCGAGCGCTTGGCCAAGTACAACCAGCTGCTCAG GATTGAAGAGGAGCTCGGCGACAAGGCCCGTTTCGCTGGCCAGAATTTCAGACACCCCATCTGA
- the ca6 gene encoding carbonic anhydrase 6, protein MGVFPRRCKHVLFYLPPFNWERRTPPPNAAMRRACVLVAVFWLGVVTAGIPHDDIHWTYTEGAWDQMHWATKYPACGGRKQSPIDIQRRSVRHNPDILQLELSGYDAQKGTFLMSNNGHSVQIDLPPTMKITKGMPGKYTAVQMHLHWGGWDLEASGAEHTIDGIRYMAELHVVHYNSDKYKSFTEARDKPDGLAVLAFFYDDGHFENTYYSDFISNLAKIKYAGQSMNISSLDVRAMLPENLNHFFRYQGSLTTPPCYESILWTVFDTPITLSHNQIRKLESTLMDIDNKTLWNDYRIAQPLNDRVVESSFLPRLGKGSFCRQDEIESKLLKIEGLITSLGKNVYSGSGHDPRPSKYEPQALFPLVLNFQQEHLGSYAKAHLGHPMDLDSFTVCVHVLPEAEGAHNVISYSGDGIHNELMVSVSEDRDGEEVGLWIGNEFVNLPHNVKSHSWVNYCITWSSRTGSVELWINGMVGERRYLKSGYTIIPGGVFILGNDQDGLLGISNTDSFTGKLTDVNVWDYVLTTANIRDQMSCEGNSTTRGNVFSWGTTKLSLYGGVQLDSQYRCS, encoded by the exons ATGGGCGTTTTTCCGCGGAGGTGCAAGCACGTCCTTTTTTATCTACCCCCGTTCAATTGGGAGcgcagaacccccccccccaacgcaGCAATGCGCCGAGCCTGCGTGTTGGTCGCCGTTTTTTGGCTCGGTGTTGTCACCGCAGGGATCCCCCACGACGACATACACTGGACATACACGG AGGGAGCCTGGGACCAGATGCACTGGGCGACCAAGTACCCAGCATGCGGAGGTAGGAAACAGTCCCCCATTGACATCCAGAGGCGCAGTGTGAGACACAATCCGGACATCTTACAGCTGGAGCTCAGTGGATATGATGCTCAGAAAGGGACTTTTCTCATGTCCAACAATGGACACTCGG TCCAAATCGACCTGCCGCCCACCATGAAGATCACCAAGGGCATGCCGGGAAAATACACGGCCGTTCAGATGCATCTGCACTGGGGCGGTTGGGACCTGGAGGCCAGCGGCGCAGAGCACACCATCGACGGCATCCGCTACATGGCGGAG CTCCATGTGGTCCATTACAATTCAGACAAGTACAAGAGCTTCACTGAGGCCAGAGACAAACCAGACGGGCTGGCGGTACTCGCCTTTTTCTACGAC GATGGGCATTTTGAGAACACCTACTACAGCGACTTCATTTCCAACCTGGCCAAAATCAAGTACGCGG GTCAGTCCATGAACATTTCGAGCCTCGACGTCCGCGCCATGCTCCCGGAGAACCTCAACCATTTCTTCAGGTATCAGGGCTCCCTCACCACTCCCCCTTGCTACGAGAGCATTCTCTGGACGGTGTTCGATACGCCCATCACTCTTTCGCATAACCAG ATCAGAAAGCTGGAGAGCACACTGATGGACATCGACAACAAAACCCTGTGGAACGACTACCGCATTGCCCAGCCTCTCAACGACCGAGTGGTGGAGTCGTCTTTCTTACCTCGACTTGGGAAAGGAT CGTTCTGTCGGCAAGACGAAATAGAATCCAAGCTGCTGAAAATCGAAGGCCTGATAACATCTCTCGGGAAGAACGTGTACTCAG GTAGCGGACACGACCCGCGGCCAAGCAAATACG AACCTCAAGCTTTGTTTCCTCTGGTGCTCAACTTCCAGCAGGAGCATTTGGGTAGCTATGCGAAGGCACACCTCGGCCATCCGATGGATCTGGACTCTTTCACCGTCTGCGTGCACGTCTTGCCCGAAGCGGAGGGGGCGCACAACGTCATCTCCTACTCCGGCGACGGCATCCACAACGAACTGATGGTCTCCGTCAGCGAGGACCGGGACGGCGAGGAGGTGGGCCTCTGGATCGGCAACGAGTTCGTCAACTTGCCGCACAACGTCAAGTCCCACAGCTGGGTCAACTACTGCATCACGTGGTCGTCCCGCACTGGCAGTGTCGAGCTTTGGATCAACGGCATGGTGGGGGAGCGACGCTACCTAAAAAGCGGTTACACAATTATCCCCGGGGGCGTTTTCATTCTGGGCAACGATCAGGACGGCTTGCTGGGAATCTCCAACACCGATTCCTTTACGGGAAAGCTGACCGATGTGAACGTGTGGGACTACGTGCTGACCACAGCAAATATTCGAGACCAGATGTCCTGTGAGGGGAACAGCACAACGCGGGGAAACGTGTTCAGCTGGGGGACCACCAAACTTAGTCTGTATGGGGGGGTGCAGCTAGACAGCCAGTACAGATGCTCCTGA